In Trichocoleus sp., the genomic window ACGAGTGGTGACAGATGGGAGGGCTTCATATCCGAGAGCGGTTGATGAGGAATTGAGAACGGATGTTGAGCATGAGGTGAGAGGCTGTTTGAAAAATCCGATCGAACAGAGTCATCGGGGCATCAAGCAACGCTACTATCCAATGCTAGGTTTTAGAGCGATTGAGAGTGCAGAACGATTTTGTCAAGCGTTTGAGAAAATGCAGCATTTTTTGCGGCCGAGAACGAAAATGGCAGAGTTCGTGTCTTTATACGAGTAACGAGAACGTTTTATTGAACGAGTGAGGAATTGCAATAGATATTTCAAGTTATCACATCAAAGATAGAGAAGAGGAAGCCTATGAAGATGAGAAGTGCTGAGAAAAGCGGTAATTTGAGTACTCAAATCAGACAGTTTTCACCTAAGTTCTTGGTAGTGTTGTGCAGGAAGTCGAAAGATATTGTCGAACCTTATGAAGTGGATGATAAGGATAGTTTGCAACTCCTTCACCTGCAATCAAGTTCTCCGGATGGTACTCAATCTCAGCAGTCATTCCCTCCAAAATATCCAGCACATCAGAAATGCTGTACTCTGCTGTGGAGCAAGATAAGTGAAATCCCATCTTCAATGCCCGGATCCACGTTTCGACAGGAGCAACTGCGATCGCCGCAGCGGCCTTAAAAAATCTGTCGTAGTTGCAAACGGCTACCCACGATCGTATTCCCAACAATCAAATGACCTTCGATCAGTTCAAGCTTGCCTTCTGGACAGTGCTCCCAAAATAATTCAAATAACTTTGAGTGACGGGATATAAAGGGCGATCGACTTCCAAATGAGCTTAGCTGTTTTCAATGTGTAGCGCTCGAAAAGCATTCCTAATAAAGCTTACAGAAATTGTCCAACCGTTTTATTACAAAACTGAATTGAATGATCGCTGAAAATGGAGCAAATTGTCCAACCATTTTTTCATACCGCTCAAAAATTGAACGGAAAAATGCCGTTTCCAGGCGATGAAATTGTCCAACTGTTTTATTATTCTACATCTGTATTTTTGAATTGCGTTTAGCTTGATGTTTTCTTGCTAGGCGCATTTCTTTTTAGATTATATAACCCTTTCTTAGAAATTTGTGGAAGAATACAACTTATCCCAACTATTTAGCACTGTCTATTATTGCAATCGTAGTTTTTGGATTGCTTCTATTATGTTGCCTGAATCCAGAAAATTTTATTCTGAATATTAATTACTGGAACAAGGTGGGCATCTTGCTCACCCCACAAATCCTTGGCTGAGATGGCAATTAGCCTACAATTGATGCTGTTTTTTGCCGAGCGGGACGTTTGCGATCGGATTTCTTTTTCAGCCCGATCGATTGAGCCTCGTTGCTGTCTGGAAACTGTCAGAACTGGGTACTCAACTTGAGGACAGAAATCCCTGCTTGGTAGACTAGTTACTGCTCTCAATTCGCTTGCCCAGCTCAATTCTGATGGATTGTCCTCACTGCCGATCGACTCGCACCACCCGCCTACAACGTACCAGCAATTTGGGTTACGCTATGTTTCGCTGCAAAGAGTGCTATCGCACCTTTAATGAACGGACAGGCACT contains:
- a CDS encoding DDE-type integrase/transposase/recombinase, translated to MMTFRVRGRWCYLYSAIDKDGNLVDVRLSEKRDMEAAKAFFAQTHEVAEQSPQRVVTDGRASYPRAVDEELRTDVEHEVRGCLKNPIEQSHRGIKQRYYPMLGFRAIESAERFCQAFEKMQHFLRPRTKMAEFVSLYE